The genomic DNA AGAGACTGAAAGTCGCCATGTAAATATCGATGCAACAGCCTGCAGGTGCACATGGATATCCAGGCTTTTAAAGGGAATGAGAGCTTACACTgtgattggtttgattcatgttttgcCCAGTACAAACCTATGTATAATCAAACAACTTAATATAACCTCTTTGCACTGAATAACTCGCAAAATCTAGTCAGACACAACCCCAAAACCACTTTTTAGACGATGCGCTTCCTCAGACAAAAAGTGTCCGGGACCTTCAAATTGGGCCAAGAGTTTCCATTAATCAACACTCATTAAAGGGACTGGAACGACATTTGGTACAGAGATACATCACTCCCTTCGTTTTTTGGAGACTTTTATATCATTACAACTTTGTTGTTCCCTGTGTAGTTTACGTCCCACCATCAGGTCACATTTATAATTTTCCAATGCCCTGGTTTCTGCCAAATACTTGCAAAACTAATGACACTCTTCTTAGCAAACACATAACTAACATGGGAAAAATGGACCAAAAAAGCAATGTCCATACTCCAACCTGGAGGATAtaattgtacattttttgtTAGCTAACGTTCACATCTGAATTATATTTGGGTCACTGACTATATGTGCttgtttttcagaaatgttAAATGCCACTATCACAGTATGTAAAAAGTCTTTGCCATCCGTACACAATGAACAAAAGCTTGCCACGAATACAGAGGCTCCGTTTGTCAATGTATGCACACATGAAGCTCTTTAGTGGCAATTCACCGATGATAATTCAGCACACTTCCTTAATCTGCGTCGCTCTGTCTAAGTATAGCTTCCCAGAGCTTCATGCTCCATTGAGATTTAACTCCACCAATGAGGTGGGTGTCTTTGAAGACATGTCTATagagatgcaaacacacaggaacacatcaagttttttttttaatttcagtatgAATTTCTCAGATTGCTCACCAGCCTTTCCATTCTCTTTTACTGTTCAGATGTTTTAGAGGCTTTCTTAGCTCACTGATGTCTTTCTAAGCCACACTCAAGCCCATTTTACAGAATTTACTGCAGCAACTAGAAAGCAGTCATTATTTACTGCAATTAGAGGTAAATGCATAGGCATAATGAGGGAACAAGCATACAAGAGGTCATGCATGATAAATAACTGCATTAGCAATTTGATACAAATTAGATCAATGGAGCCTAGAAAGACTGATTCTGATTTACAGCAGAAGGAGCTTAACGGCGAGGTGATCAAGGGGTGAAACAAGCCTGTGATTTGTGTCTGCAATCTGTCTACATTACCTGCATGTAAAGCATTCAGCTCATTGGAAATTATGAGAGGAACATTGTTGTTTAAGCATTGTTGTAACCACGTCAGTGTCAGAGGCCGTGCCCCTGCCATGTCAAAGCAGCCTGCTTTTAAATTCACTGTAGTGGATGATGAGaggctgagagagacagagagggatgtAACTTGTATTGCCTTTCTGCAGAGGTTGAGTGGTTTTACAGTAAGAGTGATCCAACCGATcacctcatttcctctctcatcTACCGTAACATCCAAAGCACTGATAGTTTATCCATCTGAGAAAGTGATTTCAAGGTGCCAAGTACAACACAGGAAATGGCCCGCCAGACGTTCCAGTGTCTGGTAATAGCGGGCCTGATTGCTGGCATCAGCAAGGTTGACCGGTGAACAAGTGACAAAGCAATTCTTAGGACGTTTTCAGTGTCAGCCATGCAGAACCCAGCTTACCAGAGACGTAAACCGATTTGACACGGAGTAGTGGTTGTGGTCCTTTCTTGTTAGAAGAGGATTTAGTTCAGTCTGGCTATGCAGAAAAAGGGAAAGTGCTGAACTACTGCTGAGGATTTGAGAATAGTTTGGCACAATAGACAGGAAAGGACATAACAACCCTGATGAATGTCTAATAATGGACATGGAATAATAAACTGAGttgagggaaacacacacacacacgcagaattAGCTTCCCTTTCGTGAGCTTTAGTGTCATGTACAATTGAAACCTGGAAAAGGTCTCAGATGGAGACTTACAAGGATAATTCTGCAGTCTTTCCAGCTTTGTGGACTTCATTTACAATACAATGAGCTTTCCAAAAATCCAATATGCACACTGACTAAAAATATCCTGTCTGAGTTAGGCTGTGGAGGGAGCAATCAAACGTAGAGTCATATCCCCGAGGAGTTTGGCTTTAGTCTTCCTCTCCAAAAGAATCAATCAAAGtggaatattttattttgacctcACTGTCCACTGATGGAGGTCAAGCTCATCGCATATATACATTTATGTAATGTCTATAAAAAGAGAGGCAGCTCTTTCTAGTTTTTGTTAAAAGCCTTCGTGTGTGTTACCACGCTGCATGAAACACTGCCCAACTAAACTCCAGTGAACTTCATattagctgctgttttttttttactttggcaTTTCTCAACACTGTATTCTTTGGATTTTGACCACTCTGAGGGTTGGAATGCTGGTTGACTGGTAAATtgaaagacacattttccaGGTCAACTCCCTCTTTTCCATGATGGTTtggtagattaaaaaaaaaagcctcatgCTGGCGCTGTATCAACCTGTTGTCAGGACTAGCTTAACCATATTGAAATCTTAAACTCAAAGCTGAAACTAGCTCCCCACCAGGAGGGAGCACTTGATTTCTGCACTTGAAAATCAGATTTGTTCTTACTTTCAAAGAGACCCAAGTTAACTGTTTCCCTGCTCCTACCTGGTAGATAGCTGTAGTTTTATAACCACAGATGTGAGTAGTGGTGTTAATCTTTTCAtttcttggccaggtctcccttgacaAAGAGATCTCTGAGCTTAATGGGACtaacctggataaataaaggttacatAAATGCATAAATTAATGTAACTGTAAGCAAGAAAGCAAACaagcacattttcaaaaatcctTAACTTTCCCTTTAAGTCATGCTCTATTTGTAGTGTCTCAGTGTTATGCACTTCTtgctctgcctgtctgccttCTCCAGAGACTTTTATTCCTCTCAGGGTTGCAAAGCCTATTTAGAGGATCTTTGTGCGCTCAATGTCAtcacaaaaacagtttgaaatgaaatttgAGGGTCAGCAGGTTTTTGATCTGAAGTGACACACAACACCTCTGCAAAGTCATCGAGACACACATgtactcagacacacacacacacacacacacacacacacacatgtgtatGGAGTATTATCATTGACATGGCAGAGGAGTGTTATAACACCGTTGGGAAATTAGCTGATGGCAGCAACTCAGCTGCTCCTCTGCCTTACCTGAAGGGATCGCCTTACAGAGGAGCCAAGCAAATATCAATAAGGGTGATTTAGCTGTGCACAGCTCAAGGATAAAGAGCTTATGCATGAAACCTCTGGAAATACACTTGAGCGTGGCGTGTAAAATGCTGTCGCTTCAAGCAAATCCCTGATTAAATCCCCCAAACACGTTTAGTTGGCTGTATTTGGGGAGGCCTGATGCTGGCTGTGAGGCACGGTGCCAACCatggaggaggacagaaagagagagaggagggggggggggggttaagaaggaacatggagagagagagatggggaggaAAAGTATGTTTCAAAAACATACAATGTAGTGCATTACGTCCTGCAGATGAGTGTGTTTGAAGTCTTCCCTTAGGCCTTTATGATCCTCTGTGTGTTACAAGTGTGTCTCTCTCACAGATGATGCCACTACTGAATGTGACTCTGACACTGAATGGAAACCactgatgtactgtatgtacccTTTATACTACTCCAATTTCAACTCAATATTATGGCCCATTACAGCCTTTTTCATACATGCACTTGAAATGAAGTAGAGGTTTGCTCctaaaatcttcctgagttgcctgttctgttcacatatgcaccacacagtgggagactttccctgtcagacagaaggggtaaaggggggggggggtctctcaGGATGCAGGACATGACATTTAAATGGACAAGGCAGTAATGGCAGgtaaagcaacagagtctggcATTTTAAAaatcgtgttttttttatttatcccgATGCTTTGTGGAATTGAATGCATTCACAGCATCAACGATTGAAtgctaaagaaaagaaaaagcaagcagaaaagagtatgaagcacaACACGATGGCACATCGCTTGATAAAAACGTCATCATGTGGAATTTTTGCCTTCTGCTTTTAAACATGGGCTCACCCTGACCTAACGCAGGAGATTTTACGTCAGGGCTGGCAGGACCAATTCTGGGTAAAGTCAGGGTGAAGCAATTGTTTTTTTGCGTTCAAACATAAAGCTCACCTCaaacatttcaggaagttttcagaaGTTTTGTGAACGCGTGAAAACCAATagcttattttttttgggggaaaaagaTGCATTTCTGTTGGCTGTCATTTAAGTGTTGGAGAAATAGAATTCTACATCAAATATttgtgtgagagaaaaagagggtgTCGCGCCTCGTTTTCACAGCCAACAGCACCACGAGAGCCCGCTTAATGAAATATCACTTTAACATCTGTAAAAGTGACTGTGGATTTACAGCTTCTGTGACGAGAACAGGACAACATTGCCTCATATGGATCATTAATTTTTTATAAGCTTTCCTGGAAATCACTTCATGTAGCATTTTATTGCCAATTCAGGAAGTAATTGCTGTTTTGCAGGGATGCAAACACTTGTCAGCTACAGTATGTGGTCatagaaacagaaaaggaaaagctGCAGGAACACAAACTCGCTTTATCTCATCGCTGCGGTGGATGATTTTTAAAGGATAAAGCTGTCTGAATGCCTCATAGTGAGTCTCCAGTGAGTCAGTCCTTTCACTTGTAATAAACTTCTCCATCTGTCTTTTCACTGACTGACACATCAACAATATGGCCTTGGGATGTTTACCATAGAATAACCAGCCTACACATCTCATTAACAGAGGCTGACTCATGTCATTTTGAAACAGGGTCACGTGGCCTAGAAAATGAAAGGACAGGAAACCAAGGTATCAGTGACACTGCATAAGAATCACTCGCACTTGTCTCACAGAAAGCATCGTCTGCCTGTGCTTATGAATGCAGATTGGATTTGAATGATTATGATTTTTGGTTCATGCATGGTTAATGAGCCTTACATTGTACATACTGACATAAAAAGGGACTGTTGTTCAAGAGAAATCACATGGCATTCTTTATTCATTTCTGCAAAGCATTAACAACcatcagggagagaaaaaaaatggttaattTAACAAGGATTTTGCTCCGACAGAAACGAAAATCTTCTTAAACCAAGAAAAGGAAGTTGGTCTCTGACTTACCCGGACACCGGGGCATTAGCATTTTTAGCAAGTCGGCACATGATAAACCCTTTCTCCTAAGCTTTTGGTGTCATCTGCGATGCTTTAGTCAGCCAATCACTATGataacatcaaataaaacattctaAAAAGACTGATACCACACTCTGAGAATGTAATTAGCTCTTTGAAGTATTGAAGGCTTAAGGTTTTGAAGTAGGGCAACTCTTTCATGTGCGATTAGATGTTCTTAAGTCCATCCTCAGgtagagaaaaaataaataaactgaaaggAGTGTCATAAGGAAAGGCTCATCTACCTTGAAATGTCACAGGCACTtggctgtggtcttccaggaCCCTTTTCATATGCTTACAGAGTGAATTTAACAGTGTTGAGGAGGGCACTGACAAACTGCAGGGGAAAAGAAAGTCTCCTGTGGCAGAGGGGAGGtaaggggggggagagaagaagagcagagggGATCAagtgagagcagaggagggTGCACGGTATCAGAGCTGTCGACTGCAGTCAAATTGCTCACTCCAATCAAACCGACGTGGAGCTTTGGCTCAGATGCACGAGGCTGGGCTTACTGGCTTACCTCAGCACTGCACCAGAGAGGGACTGTCACTGGATATTACCATGTGGACCACTGAGCTGATTCCCCCCCGCATCACAGTGGACAGGGGCAGCTTTATATCCATCCTTACTTCCACTCTCTTGCCctggggacacacacacaaccctcaCTTCCTGAACTGTGTCTGTGCACAATTTCGCTGTTGGAGACACTCGCATTAAATATGAATAGCCTTAATAATAAATGGAAGCTCTGGAAGCAGATTGCATCCTGGGTACAAAAAAAAGCGTTCCAGTGTTGTGACACAAAGCTTTGAACATTTGTGGCCAATTTTATGGTTTAAAATCATTGGGGGACAATCTGATATAGCTCGTGCTAACTTTGCAATGAAATGCTTTTAGTGTCCTTTTTGCACTCTATGTGGCTATATGAGATGGCATCCAGGCTATTCCTAGTTTGAGAGCAACaatgttgcacattttgaatgatAGAACACTGTTTTAAGCTACAATATGTtagagaatgtgtgtgaatggcaTTATTTCCTCTGTAATACAAAAAAAGGTTCATATTCAAAGCAGCATTTTAAGCCAGTGTTTCCTCAACGTCCTCCTCCAGGGACAAGTTATGCGCAGAGGAATGGCTGGGACTGGATCTAGTTTTCAGGCTGATAGAGCCATACTGTTTGGCTGACCGCTTGGTGTAAGCGATCACCTTTCTCCTGTACATCTCGCCTTTCCACATGGAGATCATCAGCAGTGTGGAGAGTACCACGCCGCCCAGCGTGAGAAGGCACAGTCCCGCTATGACGCACCGATCCAGGTGGGCACCTATCCGCGCGCTTTCCATCTCCagcctctccatctccctcgCTGACACGCTGTCACGATCCACCTCCACATCACGTGGTACGGCGTAGGAGATGATCACCAAGGAGATTCCGGTGACTAAAAACGTAACTGCACTGATAAAGCCGTAGTCTATTGAAGACCCGGAGCCCTCCCCAAAGGAGAGATCATCTTCGGACATAAAGGAAAACTCCGGTAAAGTCTCCGAACAAGGCTCGCCATTGCGCATAGGCCTGAGAGTACTTTTACAACTAGTCTCTGGGCTGGCCAGTCTCAAGTTAACATTCTCATCTACATAGGTAAAAGATGTCTCTAATTCCTCGTCGCAACAAACCCGGACTTTTTCCTCACCAAGTTGACCGAGTTTAACCTCCGCGCCCCCTTTGCGCGGCGCCGTCCTTGGTGCTGAACGACACCGGTCATGGCAGCTGCGGGCAGGGTTACAGTAGCCCTCCCCCGGGGGTGCTCCTCCTGTTGATCCGCCCGATTTGCGTGCATGGAGCGAGACTGGAACCCGGTCGAGGGCGTCATGTTGATCGGGCTGATTGACTCCCTCATCTCCGGGAAGCAGCTTTGGAGAAGCCATTCGTGTTTCACCCCCGGCTGGTTCACTCTGAGCCTTCCTCCCACGGCGTTTTCACTCCACTGCATCCCTAATAAGAGGACCCACATCAGCTTTAAGTTAAAGGGTGCATGTTAATCACCctcaattgtaaaaaaaaaaaaaaagaaaagaaaaagaaaagtgaaaccttATAATTACAGTGCGCAATTGGAACGGTGCGCAACTACACATAGGTTACCGTAATATAGTCAACATAGAGACCACTTAAATCAGGACACTTTAAAGTTGATCATATTGTTTAGGAAAAATCCGCGGACCTTTGTCCAAAGGCGCTTATAGTGGCTGTGATTAGCCAAATACCTCCATATCCAATTAGCGAAGCAATCCACGTATTAACCGAGATTAAGCTACATTCTTGTTTGAAATGGATACGACCTTCTGAACAGATACAAAAGCAACGCtattttaaaactaaataacaCATAAAATACAGCTACACAACCAGTCACTCTTATTCCAAGTAAATCCATCACGAAATACTCTCATACTAAAGCTGGTTAATGCAAAATACATTCAGTAGCCTACTACCATAATATGCGTGGTAATACCCCTGCACTTTATTTGAATCCAGCAGAATATGTAAAAATGCTGCTCTGCATTAGGGTGGATCAGTCATGCACAGAATCCGGTATTATTTTCCCTCCTCAGACACACAAATCAAGAAACACACTCACCGCGTTACTTCAGCATCCCTTCCGCCTTCTCCTCTTTACAGACACTACTGCGGGAAAGGGCACATAACGAGGACAGATATGAAGCTTTATCATTGAATATGCCCTGAATAGATCCTCTCTCTGCTCGGTGCTGTGGCGGCAGGCTGCACGGAGAGGAGCTCTCCGTTAgtccctcccacacacacacacacacacacacacacacacacacacacacacacacacacacacacacacacacacacacacacagagcatcagCTGCTCGCGCTGTAGTGCTGAAAGGAGCGCCGCGCTATCTGTGAGCCGATTGAATCACCCCCAgtcagtcaacacacacacacacacacacacacacacacacacacacacacgagaggaTCGGATCTGAAGGGCTGTGCTGAGGGCGAACCCTGGGAACTGACCATCGTATTTTACTGTCTTGCATTGCACTTTGGGGAAACATTTGGGGAGAATCTGATACCACAGATATGTATTGTAAGGCTAAGGAGTGGCTATAAGAGATAAAAATACCACCAAGAACTGAATGGTGGCAAATAAGTCTCCATGGGAGACTTCAAAAGGGAGCTTAGGTGCTATAAAGTCAATACTGACCACtataaacacatttgaaatacCTAAAGGGAACTTAAAGATTAATAAATGATGCCTGAGATGCAAACTATGAACAGTTAAGCACCATACATTCAATAATTAACATCCACAAGCTACAGCATTGACACTCTAAAACTGTTTCAGTGGTATCAGAGCAACATACAAGATTTATAGTTTGACATCTGTGCAGAAGGTTATTGACATACAAGCAACAGTCTGCACTGTATGTTTTCAGCTCATGCCATCATCATATCAGAACAATCTTTCCAGCGGTGCAGCTGTGCAAACAACACTGTTAAGCTGCATGTATCATGCACCATCTGTTCTCCTACGCTCTCTCAGAAGATTACTGGTGACTATGTCAAAGCCATCTTAATCCACACATCATGTGTTCTGTGACTTCATGTATATCTTTTGGGAGTGCGTTTTTCATTCATGCCACTTCATCAGAAGTCTATGTGTCCTGGTTGCATCTATAAGGATGCAATGATAAACAATTAATGCAGCTAATGGCTTTCTTAAAGTGTGACGAGATGTTTGGTGCATGTCAGAAATCCTACATTACACTTAATATTAATTTGCTGACCGTCCCACCTCATGTAGCACAGCCAGGCAGCAGCTATAAATACAGTGGCCACTTTGCCTGTAGTCCTGGTGGCTGGTTGAATGCGGCTCTGGCTCATTTCCCAACAAGACTCCATTTAACAgatgagaaaagagaaagggaggaggagggagagggagagagaaagtacaaTAGGGATTCAGAGACAAAGATTTACTACACTCCTTTTGttccaaaaatgtgttttgcataGTGTGGGGATCAGCATGTTTGATGTAGGTTCGGTCAGATTTGGACAACTTTAGCAAGTCTCAGGCAGAAAGATAGAGAGATGGAGCTTAAACTGACTGGGCGCTTGTGTGAGAGGATTACAACAGCCAACAATCAGATGCTATCTGTCTGCAACAGTGCACCACTTTTCCTTCTGGCAAGGACATCAGGCCGGTTAGAGGAGGGGGCTGCAGGGGAATCTGCACTTCCAAAGGCTATAAATCTTCAAAGTGTCTCTTCTGCCACAGGCACAGAGAATAAAGATTATGGAACATTGGTGTACCactcgtttttttgtttttttttgcttaagcAAGATATAAAAAGGtgatagaggagggggaaggtTGAGATCActaaagcagtgtgtgtgtgggtctgtgaaTTATGAATTGAATTAATGAATGATGGAGTGAGTTCTCTTCACCTGCAGCTGCTCCAGGAGCTGGTCAGTGTCCCACTTTAGCAGAGTGAGGAGACTATATGAATGAGCAGAAGTGTATGAACAGGCTTCTGCTGCTCAGACAAGCTCAGAGGACCTCCTGTGCCCCAGGTCATATCAAGTTCAGACTCAAAAATGCATACACCATCAAATTCGGTtgtgaaaaaacacagagaagcttTTAAAAATCCTCATGTgttaatacatattttaaaaaattactACCGTTTGTTATCAAGAAAAGTTGCATTAATGCAGTGGATACTGTGGGGGGCCGCAGGCGGGTGGCACGGAAAAGGGTGTGTACAGAGGCGCACAGGATGGTCTTAAATCCCAGCACAAGCATTACCCCATAACCTCAGTTGGAGGTCATGTCCTGGTTTGTTTAAGCTTGAAtttgataaaatgtaaaatagaaaACCAACCTTCTGAGAGATCCTTTACACTCTCGGATAAAAGTAGACAGAGACAGCCAACATGAGGTTCAAACTAAGGCCTGAttgcatttaattttaaaaggcAGAGAAGCCTGATGTGTGAAAAGGTGTGTAAAATTCTAAActgaaatacaatttaaatgtatttgttgatgTAATGAATATATAAGCCAGAGTAAAAAAGAGTGATCTGTAAAATAACTCTTTCCACGAAGTAACACTATTGGATTTATGCCTTTTTGGCAATGTTACAGTTTCCCTTGGtaacatcacaaagggcagtaacccctcccccaggtgggtgacactccctcAGCTAGGTGTTTCTTCTTACCTCTGAGTCTG from Labrus mixtus chromosome 11, fLabMix1.1, whole genome shotgun sequence includes the following:
- the LOC132984359 gene encoding transmembrane protein 74 is translated as MASPKLLPGDEGVNQPDQHDALDRVPVSLHARKSGGSTGGAPPGEGYCNPARSCHDRCRSAPRTAPRKGGAEVKLGQLGEEKVRVCCDEELETSFTYVDENVNLRLASPETSCKSTLRPMRNGEPCSETLPEFSFMSEDDLSFGEGSGSSIDYGFISAVTFLVTGISLVIISYAVPRDVEVDRDSVSAREMERLEMESARIGAHLDRCVIAGLCLLTLGGVVLSTLLMISMWKGEMYRRKVIAYTKRSAKQYGSISLKTRSSPSHSSAHNLSLEEDVEETLA